One Myxosarcina sp. GI1 genomic window carries:
- a CDS encoding SDR family oxidoreductase, protein MSNVKNKVIAITGASSGIGQASAKLLAENGAKVVLGARRTEKLEKIVEEIRAAGGTAEFKAVDVTSREEVKAFIHFAKDKFARVDVIFNNAGVMPLSPMKALKVEEWDKMIDVNIHGVLNGIAAGLPIMEAQGGGQFINTASIGAHVVVPSSAVYSGTKFAVWAISEGLRQESENIRVTIISPGVVETELGSDITDESAQADLQEFRKTALTPDAIASAVLYAVSQADNVDVNEVIVRPTASAF, encoded by the coding sequence ATGTCAAACGTAAAAAATAAAGTTATTGCTATTACTGGAGCTAGTAGCGGTATTGGTCAAGCTTCTGCCAAATTATTAGCTGAAAATGGCGCAAAAGTTGTTCTAGGCGCACGACGTACCGAAAAACTAGAAAAGATTGTTGAAGAAATTCGCGCAGCAGGTGGTACGGCGGAGTTCAAAGCTGTGGATGTTACCAGTCGCGAAGAAGTAAAAGCGTTTATTCACTTTGCTAAAGACAAGTTCGCTCGCGTCGATGTCATCTTTAACAATGCTGGGGTAATGCCCCTGTCTCCGATGAAAGCTCTCAAAGTTGAGGAGTGGGACAAAATGATTGACGTAAATATTCATGGCGTACTTAACGGTATTGCTGCGGGACTACCAATCATGGAAGCGCAAGGTGGCGGACAGTTTATTAATACCGCATCTATTGGCGCACACGTAGTAGTACCTTCATCTGCGGTCTATTCGGGTACAAAATTTGCTGTTTGGGCAATTTCTGAAGGATTGCGACAAGAATCAGAAAATATTCGCGTGACCATCATCTCTCCTGGCGTGGTGGAGACGGAACTCGGCTCTGATATTACTGACGAATCGGCACAAGCGGATTTACAAGAATTTCGCAAAACTGCTCTAACTCCAGATGCGATCGCCTCTGCTGTTTTGTACGCCGTTTCTCAAGCAGATAATGTCGATGTCAATGAAGTCATTGTTCGTCCGACGGCAAGCGCGTTTTAA
- a CDS encoding NUDIX hydrolase, translating into MSVSNEPSEILQRKLFYKGRKFDYEVIKLRLPNGVEGDWECIRHPGGALAVPVTPEGKFVLVKQYRFTVKGRLLEFPAGTVEPDEDPAETIKREIEEETGYRAHQWQSLGKFILAPGYSDEYIYAFLARDLEKLAQPPQQDEDEDIEVVLMSGEELEAAIVAGEPIDGKSIASFYMARALLNSEG; encoded by the coding sequence ATGTCAGTAAGTAACGAACCCTCAGAAATTCTGCAACGCAAGCTATTTTATAAAGGACGTAAATTTGACTACGAAGTAATTAAACTGCGTCTACCCAACGGTGTTGAAGGTGACTGGGAATGTATTCGCCATCCAGGTGGAGCTTTAGCCGTACCAGTTACCCCAGAGGGTAAATTTGTTTTGGTCAAGCAATATCGATTTACCGTCAAAGGTAGACTGCTAGAGTTTCCTGCGGGTACCGTCGAACCAGATGAAGATCCTGCTGAAACCATAAAACGAGAGATTGAAGAAGAAACAGGCTATCGCGCTCATCAGTGGCAATCTCTTGGTAAGTTTATTCTCGCCCCTGGTTACTCCGACGAATATATCTATGCTTTTTTGGCACGAGATTTAGAAAAATTGGCACAACCTCCCCAACAAGATGAAGATGAGGATATAGAAGTTGTATTGATGAGTGGTGAAGAACTAGAGGCAGCAATTGTAGCTGGCGAACCAATAGATGGTAAATCTATTGCTAGTTTTTATATGGCACGTGCTTTATTGAACAGCGAAGGTTAA
- a CDS encoding PQQ-dependent sugar dehydrogenase, producing the protein MVETFIVEAESMSLDTYRIEANGSASGGELISLAGGWIFQTGTASFSFEGASGEYDIVVGYYDENDGISRLEVKQNDNVLDSWRLNRNFPSGGANSTTATTREIAAGITVNQGDNFTLTGRERWFEPARVDYLEFIPVNSEPSILALGNSIFTVNEAAGTVDIPVVRTGNLQQTVSVNYQTFAETAIAGEDFTATEGTLTFAPGESSQNITVPIIDDETVDPEETFSLTIDSVTGNGTLDAPRTARITINDNETPVDAVILEETESNTQVSEAGGSDSYSITLGSQPNSNVTVDITTDDQVSTDVATLTFTPDNWNEAQTVSVSAIDDDLQEGNHQGTISHSVSSEDNTFDGFTLEDLAVDILDNDLGAFVLETFASGLNQPTAIDWTPNGESLFVAQQIGIVRLIENGSLAATPFIDISEQVNNTRDRGLLGLAVHPDFPNQPYVYLAFTYDPPEAQGNTGLAGPDGNGNRPSRVIRIEADPSTDFTTALPNSEVVIAGANSTWENISRPDANSTNDFDIPPSGITPEGENIQDYLATDSESHSVGALRFGTDGSLFISNGDGTSYNQVDPRSVRVQDIDNLSGKILRVDPLTGDGLSDNPFYDGNPDSNRSKVYSYGLRNPFRFTIDPDTNEPYIGDVGWKTWEEINTGAGANFGWPYYEGGNEESLQQNEYQTLPEAQAFYESGESVTTPLYARNHSDGAVAIIMGDFYTGDTFPDVYDDALFFSDFGDSTVRYLTFENGNVEVNTFQDNVGGLTQISTGPDGNLYGVNRGTGEIISWSFDPTQSGNIIDAGEQNLTIARTAQNDFLLAQSF; encoded by the coding sequence ATGGTCGAAACATTTATCGTAGAAGCTGAATCGATGTCTCTCGACACCTATCGTATTGAAGCCAATGGTTCGGCATCGGGTGGAGAATTAATTAGTTTAGCTGGTGGCTGGATTTTTCAAACTGGAACTGCTTCATTTAGTTTTGAAGGAGCTTCTGGAGAGTACGATATAGTTGTTGGTTACTATGACGAGAATGACGGTATTTCAAGACTTGAAGTCAAGCAAAACGATAACGTTTTAGACAGTTGGAGACTCAATCGCAATTTTCCTAGCGGTGGAGCAAATTCGACAACCGCAACTACCAGAGAAATTGCTGCGGGTATAACTGTTAACCAAGGTGATAATTTTACCCTTACAGGCAGAGAGAGATGGTTTGAACCAGCAAGAGTTGACTATCTCGAATTCATTCCCGTCAATTCTGAGCCTAGCATTTTAGCTTTAGGCAACAGTATTTTTACAGTCAATGAAGCTGCTGGTACGGTTGATATTCCCGTAGTACGAACTGGTAATCTACAGCAAACCGTTTCGGTAAACTATCAAACTTTTGCTGAAACGGCGATCGCAGGAGAAGACTTTACTGCTACGGAGGGAACGTTAACTTTTGCTCCAGGAGAAAGCAGCCAAAATATCACCGTTCCAATCATCGATGATGAAACAGTAGATCCAGAAGAAACCTTTAGTTTAACTATTGATAGTGTTACAGGTAATGGCACGCTCGATGCACCCAGAACCGCACGCATTACCATTAATGACAACGAAACTCCTGTAGATGCGGTAATTTTAGAGGAAACTGAAAGCAACACTCAAGTTAGCGAAGCAGGGGGTAGCGATAGTTACAGCATTACTCTAGGCAGTCAACCAAATAGTAACGTTACGGTAGATATTACCACCGATGACCAGGTTAGCACTGATGTTGCGACTCTTACCTTTACTCCCGATAACTGGAACGAAGCTCAAACAGTCAGCGTGAGCGCAATTGATGACGATCTACAAGAAGGCAATCATCAAGGAACGATTAGCCATAGTGTCAGTAGTGAAGACAATACTTTTGATGGTTTTACCTTAGAAGATCTGGCAGTCGATATTCTCGATAACGATCTTGGTGCCTTTGTTCTCGAAACCTTTGCTTCGGGACTAAATCAGCCAACCGCAATTGACTGGACACCCAATGGTGAAAGCTTGTTTGTAGCACAACAAATTGGAATAGTGCGTTTAATCGAAAATGGCTCTTTAGCGGCAACGCCGTTTATCGATATTTCAGAACAAGTTAACAATACCAGAGATCGTGGTTTATTGGGATTAGCCGTTCATCCAGATTTCCCCAACCAACCCTATGTTTATTTGGCTTTTACCTACGATCCACCTGAAGCACAGGGAAATACTGGTTTGGCAGGACCCGACGGTAATGGCAATCGTCCTTCTCGCGTCATCAGGATCGAAGCCGATCCTAGTACTGATTTTACTACTGCTCTACCTAATAGCGAAGTCGTGATTGCGGGAGCCAACAGCACCTGGGAAAATATTAGTCGTCCCGATGCCAACAGTACCAATGATTTTGATATTCCTCCGTCGGGAATTACTCCAGAAGGCGAAAATATTCAGGACTATTTAGCTACCGATAGCGAATCCCATTCTGTAGGTGCCTTGCGTTTTGGAACTGATGGTTCTTTATTTATCAGCAATGGTGATGGAACTTCCTATAATCAGGTCGATCCCCGCAGCGTTCGCGTTCAAGATATTGATAATCTTTCGGGTAAAATTTTACGCGTAGATCCTCTTACTGGAGATGGTTTGTCTGACAATCCATTTTATGATGGTAATCCCGATAGCAATCGCTCTAAAGTATATAGCTATGGCTTACGCAATCCGTTTCGTTTTACCATCGATCCTGATACCAACGAACCATATATTGGCGATGTAGGCTGGAAGACTTGGGAAGAAATTAATACAGGTGCTGGTGCTAACTTTGGCTGGCCCTACTATGAAGGTGGCAATGAAGAAAGCTTGCAGCAAAATGAGTATCAAACTCTACCAGAAGCACAGGCTTTTTATGAGAGTGGAGAATCTGTAACCACACCGCTTTATGCTCGCAATCACAGTGATGGTGCTGTGGCAATTATTATGGGAGATTTTTATACTGGCGATACTTTCCCTGATGTCTACGATGATGCTTTATTTTTTAGTGACTTTGGTGATAGTACAGTACGCTATCTAACTTTTGAAAATGGTAATGTTGAGGTTAATACTTTTCAAGATAACGTTGGTGGTCTGACTCAAATATCGACTGGTCCTGATGGAAATCTTTATGGAGTCAATCGCGGTACAGGAGAAATTATCAGCTGGAGTTTCGATCCGACTCAAAGCGGAAACATTATCGATGCAGGAGAACAAAATCTTACAATCGCTAGAACTGCGCAAAATGACTTTTTATTGGCTCAAAGCTTTTAG
- a CDS encoding SRPBCC family protein — protein MTDWLEHTVQVEVDVPIEEVWGMWSDLEQMPRWMKWIDSVTILEDNPELSRWKLASGGFNFTWLSRILQVVPEQIIEWESVDGLPNRGAIRFYDRHGKSIVKMTFSYAIPGILGRLMDNWFLGDIVKSTVQADLERFKEYALKHSK, from the coding sequence ATGACAGATTGGTTAGAACATACCGTACAAGTAGAAGTAGACGTTCCCATCGAGGAAGTATGGGGTATGTGGTCGGATTTAGAACAAATGCCGCGTTGGATGAAGTGGATCGATTCGGTGACAATTTTAGAAGACAATCCCGAACTATCTCGCTGGAAATTGGCTTCGGGTGGTTTTAACTTCACTTGGCTATCTCGCATACTGCAAGTCGTACCCGAACAAATAATTGAATGGGAATCAGTAGACGGTTTGCCCAATCGAGGCGCGATTCGCTTTTACGATCGCCACGGCAAAAGTATAGTTAAAATGACTTTTTCCTATGCAATCCCTGGCATTCTAGGCAGGTTAATGGATAATTGGTTTTTGGGCGATATTGTCAAATCTACGGTACAAGCAGATTTAGAAAGATTTAAAGAATACGCTTTAAAACACAGTAAATAG
- a CDS encoding DUF3102 domain-containing protein codes for MATNHSLSKLSSKNLFQQQRFDYGNIDSETKLTVEQRASEIRSLIRQTAQDIVSIGQKLTEVKEKLKHGNFGSWLKAEFNWSLSSATKFMQVSEQFKDVNFTNLNFSTSALYILAAPSTPKEARNRALQLASHGEQITYSLAKLIVNHYRCIDDEKSSDREPNESNVNVAERNPIQTIDVTAQTIANEAVVDNDYTRLETKNARLQNFKITYAGTSFTIKSKPEEITVLFEQMQSNPEFAREIFTKAQLLFSSRCSSGDCKTASH; via the coding sequence ATGGCTACCAATCACTCATTATCAAAACTATCTTCAAAAAATTTATTCCAGCAACAGAGGTTTGACTATGGAAATATCGATAGTGAAACTAAACTTACAGTGGAACAGCGAGCTTCAGAAATTAGAAGTTTAATACGTCAAACAGCACAAGACATAGTATCAATAGGTCAAAAACTAACTGAAGTAAAAGAAAAGCTCAAACACGGAAACTTTGGAAGTTGGCTGAAAGCAGAATTTAACTGGAGTTTGTCTTCTGCAACTAAATTCATGCAGGTAAGCGAACAATTTAAAGACGTAAATTTTACCAATCTAAATTTTTCGACTTCTGCACTTTATATTCTGGCTGCTCCTTCAACTCCAAAAGAAGCTAGAAATCGAGCTTTACAGCTTGCCAGTCATGGCGAGCAAATAACATATTCTTTGGCAAAATTAATTGTCAATCATTATCGATGTATTGATGATGAAAAAAGCAGCGATCGCGAACCGAACGAGTCTAATGTAAATGTAGCAGAACGAAACCCGATACAAACAATTGATGTCACTGCTCAAACTATTGCTAACGAAGCAGTAGTCGATAATGATTACACCAGGCTAGAGACTAAAAATGCTCGACTGCAAAATTTTAAAATTACTTATGCTGGTACGAGTTTTACTATTAAAAGTAAGCCAGAAGAAATTACAGTTTTGTTCGAGCAAATGCAAAGTAACCCCGAATTCGCTCGCGAAATTTTTACCAAAGCTCAACTGTTGTTTAGTTCTAGATGTTCTAGTGGCGATTGTAAAACCGCAAGCCACTAA
- the zds gene encoding 9,9'-di-cis-zeta-carotene desaturase — protein sequence MRVAIVGAGLAGMTTAIELADAGAEVEIFESRPFVGGKVGSWIDKDGNHLEMGLHVFFGCYYNLFELMKKVGAIDNLRLKEHTHTFINKGGRVGELDFRFLTGAPFNGLKAFFTTSQLSAVDKMANSLALGTSPIVRALLDSEGAMKTIRDLDSVSFADWFRSHGGNNGSLRKMWDPIAYALGFINTENISARCMLTIFQFFATKTEASVLRMLEGSPSEYLHKPIVEYLTARGTKIHTRRRVRKILFNELGDTIKVTGIVVADGETEETITADAYVFACDVPGIKKVLPPEWRKWSEFDNIYKLDAVPVATVQLRFDGWVTELQDASQRKQLAAAAGIDNLLYTPDADFSCFADLALASPGDYYRAGQGSLLQLVLTPGDPFIKENNETIAYHVLEQVRQLFPSSKELNMTWYSVVKLAQSLYREAPGMDLYRPAQKTPIPNFFLAGSYTQQDYIDSMEGATLSGKQAARAILENAEKLKPVAV from the coding sequence ATGCGTGTAGCAATCGTAGGTGCAGGTCTAGCAGGAATGACCACGGCTATTGAATTAGCTGATGCTGGTGCTGAAGTAGAAATTTTTGAATCGCGCCCTTTTGTAGGTGGCAAAGTAGGTAGCTGGATAGACAAAGACGGCAATCATTTAGAAATGGGGCTACACGTCTTTTTTGGCTGCTACTACAATCTGTTTGAACTGATGAAAAAAGTTGGGGCGATCGATAATTTGCGTCTCAAAGAGCATACTCATACTTTTATCAATAAAGGAGGCAGAGTTGGCGAACTAGATTTTCGCTTTCTAACAGGTGCGCCTTTTAACGGTTTGAAAGCCTTTTTTACCACCTCTCAGCTTTCTGCGGTAGATAAAATGGCTAATTCCTTAGCATTGGGAACTAGCCCCATAGTTAGAGCTTTGCTAGACTCCGAAGGAGCGATGAAAACCATTCGTGATTTAGATTCGGTTAGCTTTGCCGACTGGTTTCGCTCTCATGGCGGTAACAATGGTAGCTTGAGAAAAATGTGGGATCCCATTGCTTATGCTTTGGGCTTTATCAACACAGAAAATATTTCCGCTCGCTGTATGCTGACCATTTTTCAGTTTTTCGCTACCAAAACTGAAGCCTCAGTTCTGCGGATGCTAGAAGGTTCTCCTAGTGAATATTTACACAAGCCGATCGTAGAATATCTAACCGCTAGAGGCACCAAGATTCATACTCGTCGTCGCGTAAGAAAAATTTTATTTAATGAGTTGGGAGACACTATCAAAGTAACGGGTATAGTTGTTGCTGACGGAGAAACAGAAGAGACAATTACTGCAGATGCCTATGTTTTTGCCTGTGATGTTCCCGGAATTAAGAAAGTTTTACCTCCAGAGTGGCGCAAATGGTCGGAATTTGACAATATCTACAAGTTAGATGCCGTCCCCGTCGCTACAGTACAGTTGCGTTTTGATGGTTGGGTAACAGAACTACAAGATGCTAGTCAGAGAAAACAGCTAGCTGCCGCCGCAGGTATCGATAATTTACTCTATACTCCCGATGCCGATTTTTCTTGTTTTGCCGATCTAGCTTTAGCTAGCCCAGGGGATTACTACAGGGCAGGACAGGGTTCTTTACTTCAATTAGTCTTGACTCCAGGAGATCCTTTTATCAAAGAAAATAATGAGACTATTGCTTATCACGTTCTGGAACAGGTACGTCAACTCTTTCCCTCTTCTAAAGAATTGAACATGACCTGGTACAGTGTAGTTAAACTCGCCCAATCTTTATATCGCGAAGCCCCTGGCATGGATCTGTATCGTCCCGCTCAAAAAACTCCCATTCCTAACTTCTTCTTGGCTGGTAGCTATACCCAACAAGACTATATCGACAGTATGGAAGGGGCAACTCTTTCGGGCAAACAGGCTGCCAGAGCTATTTTAGAAAACGCCGAGAAACTTAAGCCCGTAGCAGTTTAA
- a CDS encoding SDR family NAD(P)-dependent oxidoreductase, producing MNDGRDLAGKVAIVTGAASGIGLAIAKLLEQRGAFVVAEDINPDVNEVFKNQERIVPLVGDVATEQFAIEAVATATQRFGKLDILVNNAARIVYKNAVDLTLEEWNSIMNITATGVFLHSREALKAMIPNQTGAIINIGSYACYQTFPGISAYAAAKGALAQITRTLALEAIEHGIRVNAVGAGDVVTNLLNTFREDGRDFLTEHGKKAPIKRAAQPEEIAEVVAFLASDRASFLVGSVVMADGGMSAAI from the coding sequence ATGAACGATGGACGCGATTTAGCTGGAAAAGTGGCAATTGTTACGGGTGCTGCTAGCGGTATTGGTTTGGCGATCGCTAAATTACTAGAGCAACGCGGTGCGTTCGTTGTAGCTGAAGATATCAACCCAGACGTAAACGAAGTTTTTAAAAACCAGGAACGGATCGTTCCTTTGGTGGGTGATGTGGCGACAGAACAATTTGCTATAGAAGCAGTTGCCACTGCGACACAACGCTTCGGCAAACTCGACATCCTGGTTAATAATGCTGCTCGTATAGTGTACAAAAATGCAGTCGATCTGACCCTTGAGGAGTGGAACTCGATTATGAATATCACTGCTACTGGTGTCTTCTTACATTCGCGGGAGGCACTCAAGGCAATGATTCCCAACCAAACAGGTGCCATTATTAACATTGGCTCTTATGCCTGCTACCAGACTTTTCCAGGTATTTCGGCTTATGCAGCAGCTAAGGGTGCCTTGGCACAAATCACACGGACTCTGGCACTGGAAGCGATCGAACACGGCATTCGAGTCAACGCAGTAGGTGCTGGCGATGTAGTAACTAACCTTTTAAATACATTCCGCGAGGACGGACGCGATTTTCTCACCGAACACGGTAAAAAAGCTCCCATCAAACGTGCTGCCCAACCAGAAGAAATTGCCGAAGTTGTGGCTTTCTTAGCATCAGACAGAGCAAGCTTTTTGGTAGGTTCGGTCGTAATGGCTGACGGTGGTATGAGCGCAGCCATATAA
- a CDS encoding GlsB/YeaQ/YmgE family stress response membrane protein: MGIIAWIVLGLIAGALAKLIYPGHQGGGIIATIVLGILGALVGGWVGSALLGSSAAAGASAGALTIPSIIFAVIGAIILIFIWGLVTRRSA, translated from the coding sequence ATGGGTATTATTGCCTGGATAGTTTTAGGTTTAATCGCTGGCGCTTTAGCAAAATTAATTTACCCCGGTCATCAAGGTGGCGGCATTATTGCTACTATCGTTTTGGGTATTCTCGGTGCTTTAGTTGGAGGTTGGGTTGGTTCTGCTCTACTGGGATCGTCAGCGGCGGCAGGAGCATCAGCAGGTGCCTTAACTATTCCTAGTATTATTTTTGCAGTTATCGGTGCAATCATCCTCATCTTTATTTGGGGTTTAGTAACTCGCCGTTCTGCCTAA
- a CDS encoding SDR family oxidoreductase: MKPKDTISLESKVALVTGGTSGIGRATAIALGAAGAKVVFSGRREPEGKETAAMIRDVGAECLFVRSDVSREKDVKALVQKTIETYGKLDCAFNNAGIDPPSIPLHEQSIEDFDKLMAINLRGLFMCMKYEILAMLDRGEGVIVNNSSMAGLIGFPGVSPYVASKHAVMGLTRSAALDYGKQGIRINAINPGIIATQMIDRLTETTETTADDLVSAIPMGRMGQAEEIAKPVVFLCSDASGYITGQPLVLDGGYTAQ; encoded by the coding sequence ATGAAACCGAAAGATACGATATCACTAGAAAGTAAAGTAGCTTTAGTTACTGGAGGTACGTCTGGAATAGGTAGAGCCACCGCTATTGCTCTTGGTGCTGCTGGAGCTAAAGTAGTTTTCTCTGGTAGACGAGAGCCAGAAGGCAAAGAAACTGCTGCGATGATTCGCGATGTTGGTGCTGAATGTCTTTTTGTCCGTTCGGACGTATCGAGAGAAAAAGATGTCAAAGCGTTAGTACAAAAAACAATAGAGACTTATGGCAAACTCGATTGTGCCTTCAATAACGCAGGTATCGATCCTCCCTCTATTCCCCTTCACGAACAGTCAATTGAAGATTTCGATAAACTAATGGCTATTAACCTGCGCGGACTGTTTATGTGCATGAAATATGAAATTCTTGCCATGCTGGATCGAGGAGAAGGTGTTATTGTCAATAACTCTTCTATGGCAGGTTTGATTGGTTTTCCTGGAGTATCTCCTTATGTTGCCAGTAAACACGCTGTCATGGGTCTGACTCGCTCGGCAGCACTCGACTACGGCAAACAGGGTATTCGGATCAATGCCATTAATCCTGGTATTATTGCCACCCAGATGATCGATCGCTTGACTGAGACAACAGAAACCACCGCTGATGATTTGGTGTCTGCAATACCAATGGGAAGAATGGGTCAAGCAGAAGAAATTGCTAAACCTGTCGTGTTTCTTTGTTCCGATGCCTCTGGCTACATCACGGGACAGCCTTTGGTTTTGGATGGTGGATACACGGCACAGTAA
- the folK gene encoding 2-amino-4-hydroxy-6-hydroxymethyldihydropteridine diphosphokinase has translation MAKCAIALGSNLGDSLNTLKTSLAVLSQTPGIDLKATSSWYRTKPVGTPTPQPDYLNGCALLQVDQTPEELLTLIQAIELQFGRVRTEKWGARTLDLDLLLYEDLILEHPNLTIPHPRMNERAFVLIPLAEIAPDWIEPVSQKAIAQLARRVDATGVEKYG, from the coding sequence ATGGCTAAATGTGCGATCGCTCTAGGTAGTAATTTAGGTGATTCCCTCAATACTTTAAAAACTTCTTTAGCAGTACTATCCCAAACTCCTGGCATAGATTTGAAAGCTACTTCTAGCTGGTATCGAACCAAACCAGTAGGAACGCCTACGCCTCAACCAGACTATCTCAATGGTTGTGCGCTGTTGCAGGTAGACCAAACTCCAGAAGAGTTATTAACTCTTATCCAGGCGATCGAACTTCAGTTTGGACGAGTGAGAACTGAAAAATGGGGAGCCAGAACTCTAGATTTAGATTTGTTACTATACGAAGATTTGATTTTAGAGCATCCTAATCTGACAATTCCCCATCCCAGAATGAACGAAAGAGCTTTTGTGTTAATTCCTCTAGCAGAAATTGCTCCAGACTGGATCGAACCAGTTTCCCAAAAAGCGATCGCTCAACTTGCCCGACGAGTAGACGCTACAGGAGTCGAAAAATACGGTTGA
- a CDS encoding AraC family transcriptional regulator, whose amino-acid sequence MIEATDRDAIDNKCRELGTLITRHTESKGNGFHQTDIEQLEFARDSATKTICTMYKPALAIVVRGKKKVLLGEETYYYGAGQYLVVSVDLPARGFIIEATPDKPYLALVLSLSPTQLCDLIAQIQPIKSKKENSVRGWCVNNIDTPLIDCAIRLTRLLDTPQDIPFLAPLIIHEIYYRLLTGEQGEAVRQIATSESNMQRVARAIAFIKSDFAQSLRIEELADRANMSPSSFHRHFKQVTSMSPLQYQKQLRLLEARRLMLADNADATNAAYQVGYESPSQFSREYSRMFGAPPIRDIERLKLA is encoded by the coding sequence ATGATTGAGGCAACCGATCGCGATGCGATTGACAATAAATGTAGGGAACTAGGGACTTTAATAACCAGACACACTGAAAGTAAAGGAAATGGTTTTCATCAAACAGATATCGAGCAACTAGAATTTGCGCGTGATTCTGCTACTAAGACAATATGCACCATGTATAAACCCGCTCTTGCAATTGTCGTTCGGGGTAAAAAGAAAGTATTGCTGGGTGAAGAGACTTATTATTATGGTGCAGGTCAATATCTAGTCGTTTCGGTAGATTTACCCGCTAGAGGATTTATAATTGAGGCTACGCCAGACAAGCCCTATCTAGCATTAGTGCTAAGTTTGTCCCCTACTCAACTTTGCGATCTCATTGCTCAAATTCAGCCTATAAAGAGTAAAAAAGAAAACTCGGTTAGAGGCTGGTGTGTTAATAATATCGATACCCCGTTAATCGATTGCGCTATCAGACTTACAAGGCTTCTAGATACACCTCAAGACATTCCGTTTTTAGCACCGCTAATTATTCACGAAATTTATTACCGCCTGTTAACAGGGGAACAAGGGGAAGCTGTTCGCCAGATTGCCACATCTGAAAGTAATATGCAGCGCGTTGCCAGGGCGATCGCCTTCATCAAGTCCGATTTTGCTCAATCACTGCGAATTGAAGAGTTAGCAGATCGAGCCAATATGTCTCCTTCTTCATTTCATCGGCACTTTAAGCAAGTAACCTCAATGAGTCCGCTGCAATATCAAAAACAATTGAGGCTACTAGAAGCACGTCGCCTGATGCTTGCCGATAACGCCGATGCCACCAACGCTGCCTATCAAGTAGGTTATGAAAGTCCTTCGCAGTTTAGCCGTGAATATTCTCGGATGTTTGGTGCGCCGCCAATTCGCGACATCGAAAGGCTAAAATTAGCTTAG
- a CDS encoding SDR family NAD(P)-dependent oxidoreductase — translation MIQDIKKIALVTGSSRGLGKNTALALVKKEVDVIVTYRSSEAEANNVVSEIADIGGKAVALQLDTSNTKTFDNFVERFEQSLQDTWQTGQFDFLINNAGIGINAPFIETTEEDFDRLFNIQVKGVFFLSQKLLPLIKDEGRIVNISSGLARFSLPGYAAYASAKGAVEVLTRYMAKELGQRQIRVNVLAPGAIETDFAGGVVRDTEEINNFIASQTALGRVGVPDDIGGAIATLLSEENRWINGQRIEVSGGMFL, via the coding sequence ATGATACAAGACATCAAAAAAATTGCCTTGGTAACAGGTTCGAGTAGAGGTTTAGGTAAAAATACGGCTTTGGCATTAGTTAAAAAAGAAGTTGATGTCATCGTGACTTATCGCAGTAGTGAGGCAGAAGCAAATAACGTCGTTTCAGAAATTGCAGACATAGGCGGTAAAGCAGTCGCTTTGCAACTGGACACTTCCAACACCAAAACTTTTGATAATTTTGTAGAACGATTCGAGCAATCTCTGCAAGATACCTGGCAGACAGGGCAGTTTGATTTTCTGATTAACAATGCTGGTATTGGGATTAATGCACCTTTTATCGAAACCACTGAAGAAGATTTCGACCGTTTATTTAACATTCAAGTTAAAGGAGTCTTCTTCCTGTCGCAGAAATTACTGCCTCTGATTAAAGATGAAGGGCGAATCGTTAATATTTCATCTGGTCTGGCTCGTTTTTCTCTACCTGGCTATGCTGCTTATGCTAGTGCCAAAGGAGCAGTCGAAGTTTTGACGCGCTATATGGCAAAAGAATTGGGTCAAAGACAAATTCGAGTCAATGTATTAGCACCAGGGGCAATTGAAACTGATTTTGCTGGTGGAGTGGTTCGAGATACTGAAGAAATTAATAACTTTATCGCTTCGCAAACTGCCTTGGGTCGTGTCGGAGTGCCAGACGATATTGGTGGTGCGATCGCAACTTTGCTCTCTGAAGAAAATCGCTGGATAAACGGACAGAGGATCGAAGTCTCTGGCGGTATGTTTCTTTAA